A stretch of the Corvus moneduloides isolate bCorMon1 chromosome 8, bCorMon1.pri, whole genome shotgun sequence genome encodes the following:
- the JAKMIP3 gene encoding janus kinase and microtubule-interacting protein 3 isoform X7 has protein sequence MAKRGSSSRARGDKPDALAALQAANEELRAKLTDIQIELQQEKSKVSKLEREKNQEVKQIKEHEQHKSTVVVTELKVKLHEDKMKELQAVRETLLRQHEAELLRVIKIKDNEIQRLQTLLNAVRDGAPDKVKTVLLTEAKEEAKKGFEVEKIKMQQEISELKGAKKQVEEALTMVIQADKIKAAEIRSVYHLHQEEITRIKRECEREIRRLMEEIKFKDRAVFVLERELGVRAGHAQRLQLQKEALDEQLSQLKESDRHLSSPKRELPYASGAGDASDHSGSPEQQLDEKDARRFQLKIAELSGIIRKLEDRNALLSEERNELLKRLREAESQYKPILDKNKRLSRKNEELSHALRRMENKLKFVTQENIAMRQRTGAIRRPSSLNDLDHSQEEREVDFLRLQVIEQQNIIDELSKTLETAGYVKSVMERDKLLRFRKQRKKMTRIPKKPVVETFYGYDEEASLESDGSSISYQTDRTDQTPCTPEDDLEEGMAKEETELRFRQLTMEYQALQRAYALLQEQVGGTLDAEREVKTREQLQAEIHRSQAQIEDLEKALAEQGQDMKWIQEKQALYRRNQELVEKIKQMEAEEARLKHDVQDVKDQNELLEFRILELEERERRSPAINFHHGPFTEGKSPLQVYCEAEGVTDIVVAELMKKLDILGDNAVSNLTNEEQVVIIQARTVLTLAEKWLQQIEVTESALQQKMLDLENEKELFSKQKGYLDDELDFRKQSLDQAHKQEAGAKISELLSEEEKEKLKSAVEQWKRQVMSELRERDAQILRERMELIQHAQQRIKELEERIEGQKRQIKELEEKLSFFGHSPSGHMHKPPEDAPAAPAVLPRSSALLPETNTETLPFPPPQICLVLCSWQWEVQSVGPFPWG, from the exons ATGGCCAagaggggctccagcagccGCGCCAGGGGGGACAAGCCCGACGCCTTGGCCGCCCTGCAGGCTGCCAATGAGGAGCTCAGGGCCAAGCTCACCGACATCCAGATcgagctgcagcaggagaagagtAAG GTCAGCAAGTTGGAAAGGGAGAAGAATCAGGAAGTGAAGCAGATCAAGGAGCACGAACAGCATAAAAGTACAGTGGTGGTCACAGAGCTCAAAGTCAAACTTCATGAAGACAAAATGAAAGAGCTCCAAGCTGTTCGAGAAACACTTCTGAGACAGCACGAAGCTGAACTACTCAgagtaattaaaattaaagataaCGAAATCCAGAGACTACAGACCCTGCTCAACGCCGTGCGCGACGGGGCCCCGGACAAGGTGAAAACGGTGCTGCTCACCGAGGCCAAGGAGGAGGCCAAGAAGGGCTTTGAGGTGGAGAAAATCAAAATGCAGCAAGAAATTTCCGAGCTGAAGGGGGCTAAGAAACAAGTGGAGGAGGCTCTCACTATGGTCATCCAAGCTGACAAAATCAAAGCAGCGGAGATAAGGAGTGTGTATCACCTGCACCAGGAGGAGATCACCAGGATCAAGAGGGAGTGCGAGAGGGAAATTCGCAGACTG ATGGAGGAGATTAAGTTTAAGGACAGAGCAGTCTTCGTGCTGGAGAGAGAGTTAGGGGTGCGAGCCGGGCATGCTCAGAGACTGCAGCTCCAAAAAGAGGCTTTAGATGAACAACTGTCCCAGCTCAAAGAGTCTGACCGGCATCTGAGCAGCCCCAAGCGGGAACTTCCTTATGCAAGTGGTGCAGGAGACGCTTCAGATCATTCGGGAAGCCCC GAACAGCAGTTGGATGAAAAAGATGCCCGGCGCTTCCAGCTGAAAATCGCAGAGCTGAGCGGCATCATCCGGAAGCTGGAGGACCGGAACGCGCTGCTGTCGGAGGAGAGGAACGAGCTG TTGAAACGTCTCAGAGAAGCAGAAAGTCAGTATAAGCCCATTTTGGACAAAAACAAACGCCTCAGTAGGAAGAATGAGGAGTTGTCACATGCCTTACGTcgaatggaaaataaattgaaatttgTGACGCAGGAAAATATCGCGATG AGGCAAAGAACTGGAGCAATAAGGAGACCAAGCTCCTTAAATGACCTTGACCACAGccaggaagaaagagaagtggATTTCCTGAGACTACAAGTTATTGAGCAGCAAAACATCATTGATGAGCTCTCCAAG ACCCTGGAGACAGCTGGCTATGTGAAGAGTGTCATG GAACGTGATAAGCTGCTAAGGTtcaggaagcaaaggaaaaaaatgacaagaatTCCTAAg AAGCCGGTGGTGGAGACGTTCTACGGCTACGACGAGGAGGCTTCCCTGGAGTCCGATGGCTCCTCCATCTCCTACCAAACTGACCGCACTGACCAGACCCCCTGCACTCCTGAAGACGACCTGGAAGAG gGCATGGCCAAGGAGGAGACGGAGCTGCGTTTTCGGCAGCTGACGATGGAGTACCAGGCCCTGCAGCGTGCCTAcgccctgctgcaggagcaggtcGGGGGCACCTTGGATGCAGAACGAGAAGTTAAG ACACGTGAGCAGCTCCAAGCAGAAATACACCGATCCCAGGCTCAGATAGAAgacctggagaaggctctggctgagcagggacag GACATGAAGTGGATTCAGGAGAAGCAGGCGTTGTACAGAAGAAATCAGGAACTGGTGGAAAAG ATAAAACAGATGGAAGCCGAGGAGGCTCGTCTCAAACACGATGTCCAGGACGTGAAGGACCAAAACGAGCTGCTGGAATTCAGGATCTTGGAGCTGGAG GAGAGGGAGAGACGGTCCCCTGCCATCAACTTCCACCACGGCCCCTTCACAGAGGGGAAGAGCCCTCTGCAGGTGTACTGCGAGGCAGAAGGTGTAACA GACATAGTGGTAGCAGAGCTGATGAAAAAGCTGGACATTTTAGGGGATAACGCCGTAAGT AACCTGACCAACGAAGAGCAGGTGGTCATCATCCAGGCCAGGACTGTCCTCACGCTGGCTGAAAAG TGGCTCCAGCAGATCGAAGTGACCGAGTCTGCGCTGCAGCAGAAGATGCTGGATCTGGAGAACGAGAAG GAGCTGTTCAGCAAGCAAAAGGGCTACCTGGACGATGAGTTGGACTTCAGGAAACAGTCCCTGGACCAGGCTCACAAG CAAGAAGCTGGAGCCAAAATTTCCGAACTTCTTtcagaagaggagaaggagaagctgaAGAGCGCCGTGGAGCAATGGAAGCGGCAGGTGATGAGTGAGCTCCGGGAGAGGGACGCCCAAATCCTGCGGGAAAGGATGGAGCTCATTCAGCATGCACAGCAG AGAATTAAAGAGCTAGAAGAAAGAATTGAAGGCCAAAAAAGACAGATAAAAGAGTTAGAGGAAAAG cttTCATTCTTTGGTCATAGTCCTTCAGGCCACATGCACAAG CCTCCTGAGGAcgctccagctgcccctgctGTTCTTCCcaggagctcagccctgctTCCCGAGACCAACACAGAGACTTTGCCCTTTCCACCCCCCCAGATCTGTCTCGTACTTTGCTCCTGGCAATGGGAGGTGCAGTCTGTGGGACCCTTTCCCTGGGGCTGA
- the JAKMIP3 gene encoding janus kinase and microtubule-interacting protein 3 isoform X1, producing the protein MAKRGSSSRARGDKPDALAALQAANEELRAKLTDIQIELQQEKSKVSKLEREKNQEVKQIKEHEQHKSTVVVTELKVKLHEDKMKELQAVRETLLRQHEAELLRVIKIKDNEIQRLQTLLNAVRDGAPDKVKTVLLTEAKEEAKKGFEVEKIKMQQEISELKGAKKQVEEALTMVIQADKIKAAEIRSVYHLHQEEITRIKRECEREIRRLMEEIKFKDRAVFVLERELGVRAGHAQRLQLQKEALDEQLSQLKESDRHLSSPKRELPYASGAGDASDHSGSPEQQLDEKDARRFQLKIAELSGIIRKLEDRNALLSEERNELLKRLREAESQYKPILDKNKRLSRKNEELSHALRRMENKLKFVTQENIAMRQRTGAIRRPSSLNDLDHSQEEREVDFLRLQVIEQQNIIDELSKTLETAGYVKSVMERDKLLRFRKQRKKMTRIPKKPVVETFYGYDEEASLESDGSSISYQTDRTDQTPCTPEDDLEEGMAKEETELRFRQLTMEYQALQRAYALLQEQVGGTLDAEREVKTREQLQAEIHRSQAQIEDLEKALAEQGQDMKWIQEKQALYRRNQELVEKIKQMEAEEARLKHDVQDVKDQNELLEFRILELEERERRSPAINFHHGPFTEGKSPLQVYCEAEGVTDIVVAELMKKLDILGDNAVSNLTNEEQVVIIQARTVLTLAEKWLQQIEVTESALQQKMLDLENEKELFSKQKGYLDDELDFRKQSLDQAHKQILELEAMLYDALQQEAGAKISELLSEEEKEKLKSAVEQWKRQVMSELRERDAQILRERMELIQHAQQRIKELEERIEGQKRQIKELEEKLSFFGHSPSGHMHKPPEDAPAAPAVLPRSSALLPETNTETLPFPPPQICLVLCSWQWEVQSVGPFPWG; encoded by the exons ATGGCCAagaggggctccagcagccGCGCCAGGGGGGACAAGCCCGACGCCTTGGCCGCCCTGCAGGCTGCCAATGAGGAGCTCAGGGCCAAGCTCACCGACATCCAGATcgagctgcagcaggagaagagtAAG GTCAGCAAGTTGGAAAGGGAGAAGAATCAGGAAGTGAAGCAGATCAAGGAGCACGAACAGCATAAAAGTACAGTGGTGGTCACAGAGCTCAAAGTCAAACTTCATGAAGACAAAATGAAAGAGCTCCAAGCTGTTCGAGAAACACTTCTGAGACAGCACGAAGCTGAACTACTCAgagtaattaaaattaaagataaCGAAATCCAGAGACTACAGACCCTGCTCAACGCCGTGCGCGACGGGGCCCCGGACAAGGTGAAAACGGTGCTGCTCACCGAGGCCAAGGAGGAGGCCAAGAAGGGCTTTGAGGTGGAGAAAATCAAAATGCAGCAAGAAATTTCCGAGCTGAAGGGGGCTAAGAAACAAGTGGAGGAGGCTCTCACTATGGTCATCCAAGCTGACAAAATCAAAGCAGCGGAGATAAGGAGTGTGTATCACCTGCACCAGGAGGAGATCACCAGGATCAAGAGGGAGTGCGAGAGGGAAATTCGCAGACTG ATGGAGGAGATTAAGTTTAAGGACAGAGCAGTCTTCGTGCTGGAGAGAGAGTTAGGGGTGCGAGCCGGGCATGCTCAGAGACTGCAGCTCCAAAAAGAGGCTTTAGATGAACAACTGTCCCAGCTCAAAGAGTCTGACCGGCATCTGAGCAGCCCCAAGCGGGAACTTCCTTATGCAAGTGGTGCAGGAGACGCTTCAGATCATTCGGGAAGCCCC GAACAGCAGTTGGATGAAAAAGATGCCCGGCGCTTCCAGCTGAAAATCGCAGAGCTGAGCGGCATCATCCGGAAGCTGGAGGACCGGAACGCGCTGCTGTCGGAGGAGAGGAACGAGCTG TTGAAACGTCTCAGAGAAGCAGAAAGTCAGTATAAGCCCATTTTGGACAAAAACAAACGCCTCAGTAGGAAGAATGAGGAGTTGTCACATGCCTTACGTcgaatggaaaataaattgaaatttgTGACGCAGGAAAATATCGCGATG AGGCAAAGAACTGGAGCAATAAGGAGACCAAGCTCCTTAAATGACCTTGACCACAGccaggaagaaagagaagtggATTTCCTGAGACTACAAGTTATTGAGCAGCAAAACATCATTGATGAGCTCTCCAAG ACCCTGGAGACAGCTGGCTATGTGAAGAGTGTCATG GAACGTGATAAGCTGCTAAGGTtcaggaagcaaaggaaaaaaatgacaagaatTCCTAAg AAGCCGGTGGTGGAGACGTTCTACGGCTACGACGAGGAGGCTTCCCTGGAGTCCGATGGCTCCTCCATCTCCTACCAAACTGACCGCACTGACCAGACCCCCTGCACTCCTGAAGACGACCTGGAAGAG gGCATGGCCAAGGAGGAGACGGAGCTGCGTTTTCGGCAGCTGACGATGGAGTACCAGGCCCTGCAGCGTGCCTAcgccctgctgcaggagcaggtcGGGGGCACCTTGGATGCAGAACGAGAAGTTAAG ACACGTGAGCAGCTCCAAGCAGAAATACACCGATCCCAGGCTCAGATAGAAgacctggagaaggctctggctgagcagggacag GACATGAAGTGGATTCAGGAGAAGCAGGCGTTGTACAGAAGAAATCAGGAACTGGTGGAAAAG ATAAAACAGATGGAAGCCGAGGAGGCTCGTCTCAAACACGATGTCCAGGACGTGAAGGACCAAAACGAGCTGCTGGAATTCAGGATCTTGGAGCTGGAG GAGAGGGAGAGACGGTCCCCTGCCATCAACTTCCACCACGGCCCCTTCACAGAGGGGAAGAGCCCTCTGCAGGTGTACTGCGAGGCAGAAGGTGTAACA GACATAGTGGTAGCAGAGCTGATGAAAAAGCTGGACATTTTAGGGGATAACGCCGTAAGT AACCTGACCAACGAAGAGCAGGTGGTCATCATCCAGGCCAGGACTGTCCTCACGCTGGCTGAAAAG TGGCTCCAGCAGATCGAAGTGACCGAGTCTGCGCTGCAGCAGAAGATGCTGGATCTGGAGAACGAGAAG GAGCTGTTCAGCAAGCAAAAGGGCTACCTGGACGATGAGTTGGACTTCAGGAAACAGTCCCTGGACCAGGCTCACAAG CAAATTCTGGAATTAGAAGCCATGCTCTATGATGCCCTGCAGCAAGAAGCTGGAGCCAAAATTTCCGAACTTCTTtcagaagaggagaaggagaagctgaAGAGCGCCGTGGAGCAATGGAAGCGGCAGGTGATGAGTGAGCTCCGGGAGAGGGACGCCCAAATCCTGCGGGAAAGGATGGAGCTCATTCAGCATGCACAGCAG AGAATTAAAGAGCTAGAAGAAAGAATTGAAGGCCAAAAAAGACAGATAAAAGAGTTAGAGGAAAAG cttTCATTCTTTGGTCATAGTCCTTCAGGCCACATGCACAAG CCTCCTGAGGAcgctccagctgcccctgctGTTCTTCCcaggagctcagccctgctTCCCGAGACCAACACAGAGACTTTGCCCTTTCCACCCCCCCAGATCTGTCTCGTACTTTGCTCCTGGCAATGGGAGGTGCAGTCTGTGGGACCCTTTCCCTGGGGCTGA
- the JAKMIP3 gene encoding janus kinase and microtubule-interacting protein 3 isoform X3 encodes MAKRGSSSRARGDKPDALAALQAANEELRAKLTDIQIELQQEKSKVSKLEREKNQEVKQIKEHEQHKSTVVVTELKVKLHEDKMKELQAVRETLLRQHEAELLRVIKIKDNEIQRLQTLLNAVRDGAPDKVKTVLLTEAKEEAKKGFEVEKIKMQQEISELKGAKKQVEEALTMVIQADKIKAAEIRSVYHLHQEEITRIKRECEREIRRLMEEIKFKDRAVFVLERELGVRAGHAQRLQLQKEALDEQLSQLKESDRHLSSPKRELPYASGAGDASDHSGSPEQQLDEKDARRFQLKIAELSGIIRKLEDRNALLSEERNELLKRLREAESQYKPILDKNKRLSRKNEELSHALRRMENKLKFVTQENIAMRQRTGAIRRPSSLNDLDHSQEEREVDFLRLQVIEQQNIIDELSKTLETAGYVKSVMERDKLLRFRKQRKKMTRIPKKPVVETFYGYDEEASLESDGSSISYQTDRTDQTPCTPEDDLEEGMAKEETELRFRQLTMEYQALQRAYALLQEQVGGTLDAEREVKTREQLQAEIHRSQAQIEDLEKALAEQGQDMKWIQEKQALYRRNQELVEKIKQMEAEEARLKHDVQDVKDQNELLEFRILELEERERRSPAINFHHGPFTEGKSPLQVYCEAEGVTDIVVAELMKKLDILGDNANLTNEEQVVIIQARTVLTLAEKWLQQIEVTESALQQKMLDLENEKELFSKQKGYLDDELDFRKQSLDQAHKQILELEAMLYDALQQEAGAKISELLSEEEKEKLKSAVEQWKRQVMSELRERDAQILRERMELIQHAQQRIKELEERIEGQKRQIKELEEKLSFFGHSPSGHMHKPPEDAPAAPAVLPRSSALLPETNTETLPFPPPQICLVLCSWQWEVQSVGPFPWG; translated from the exons ATGGCCAagaggggctccagcagccGCGCCAGGGGGGACAAGCCCGACGCCTTGGCCGCCCTGCAGGCTGCCAATGAGGAGCTCAGGGCCAAGCTCACCGACATCCAGATcgagctgcagcaggagaagagtAAG GTCAGCAAGTTGGAAAGGGAGAAGAATCAGGAAGTGAAGCAGATCAAGGAGCACGAACAGCATAAAAGTACAGTGGTGGTCACAGAGCTCAAAGTCAAACTTCATGAAGACAAAATGAAAGAGCTCCAAGCTGTTCGAGAAACACTTCTGAGACAGCACGAAGCTGAACTACTCAgagtaattaaaattaaagataaCGAAATCCAGAGACTACAGACCCTGCTCAACGCCGTGCGCGACGGGGCCCCGGACAAGGTGAAAACGGTGCTGCTCACCGAGGCCAAGGAGGAGGCCAAGAAGGGCTTTGAGGTGGAGAAAATCAAAATGCAGCAAGAAATTTCCGAGCTGAAGGGGGCTAAGAAACAAGTGGAGGAGGCTCTCACTATGGTCATCCAAGCTGACAAAATCAAAGCAGCGGAGATAAGGAGTGTGTATCACCTGCACCAGGAGGAGATCACCAGGATCAAGAGGGAGTGCGAGAGGGAAATTCGCAGACTG ATGGAGGAGATTAAGTTTAAGGACAGAGCAGTCTTCGTGCTGGAGAGAGAGTTAGGGGTGCGAGCCGGGCATGCTCAGAGACTGCAGCTCCAAAAAGAGGCTTTAGATGAACAACTGTCCCAGCTCAAAGAGTCTGACCGGCATCTGAGCAGCCCCAAGCGGGAACTTCCTTATGCAAGTGGTGCAGGAGACGCTTCAGATCATTCGGGAAGCCCC GAACAGCAGTTGGATGAAAAAGATGCCCGGCGCTTCCAGCTGAAAATCGCAGAGCTGAGCGGCATCATCCGGAAGCTGGAGGACCGGAACGCGCTGCTGTCGGAGGAGAGGAACGAGCTG TTGAAACGTCTCAGAGAAGCAGAAAGTCAGTATAAGCCCATTTTGGACAAAAACAAACGCCTCAGTAGGAAGAATGAGGAGTTGTCACATGCCTTACGTcgaatggaaaataaattgaaatttgTGACGCAGGAAAATATCGCGATG AGGCAAAGAACTGGAGCAATAAGGAGACCAAGCTCCTTAAATGACCTTGACCACAGccaggaagaaagagaagtggATTTCCTGAGACTACAAGTTATTGAGCAGCAAAACATCATTGATGAGCTCTCCAAG ACCCTGGAGACAGCTGGCTATGTGAAGAGTGTCATG GAACGTGATAAGCTGCTAAGGTtcaggaagcaaaggaaaaaaatgacaagaatTCCTAAg AAGCCGGTGGTGGAGACGTTCTACGGCTACGACGAGGAGGCTTCCCTGGAGTCCGATGGCTCCTCCATCTCCTACCAAACTGACCGCACTGACCAGACCCCCTGCACTCCTGAAGACGACCTGGAAGAG gGCATGGCCAAGGAGGAGACGGAGCTGCGTTTTCGGCAGCTGACGATGGAGTACCAGGCCCTGCAGCGTGCCTAcgccctgctgcaggagcaggtcGGGGGCACCTTGGATGCAGAACGAGAAGTTAAG ACACGTGAGCAGCTCCAAGCAGAAATACACCGATCCCAGGCTCAGATAGAAgacctggagaaggctctggctgagcagggacag GACATGAAGTGGATTCAGGAGAAGCAGGCGTTGTACAGAAGAAATCAGGAACTGGTGGAAAAG ATAAAACAGATGGAAGCCGAGGAGGCTCGTCTCAAACACGATGTCCAGGACGTGAAGGACCAAAACGAGCTGCTGGAATTCAGGATCTTGGAGCTGGAG GAGAGGGAGAGACGGTCCCCTGCCATCAACTTCCACCACGGCCCCTTCACAGAGGGGAAGAGCCCTCTGCAGGTGTACTGCGAGGCAGAAGGTGTAACA GACATAGTGGTAGCAGAGCTGATGAAAAAGCTGGACATTTTAGGGGATAACGCC AACCTGACCAACGAAGAGCAGGTGGTCATCATCCAGGCCAGGACTGTCCTCACGCTGGCTGAAAAG TGGCTCCAGCAGATCGAAGTGACCGAGTCTGCGCTGCAGCAGAAGATGCTGGATCTGGAGAACGAGAAG GAGCTGTTCAGCAAGCAAAAGGGCTACCTGGACGATGAGTTGGACTTCAGGAAACAGTCCCTGGACCAGGCTCACAAG CAAATTCTGGAATTAGAAGCCATGCTCTATGATGCCCTGCAGCAAGAAGCTGGAGCCAAAATTTCCGAACTTCTTtcagaagaggagaaggagaagctgaAGAGCGCCGTGGAGCAATGGAAGCGGCAGGTGATGAGTGAGCTCCGGGAGAGGGACGCCCAAATCCTGCGGGAAAGGATGGAGCTCATTCAGCATGCACAGCAG AGAATTAAAGAGCTAGAAGAAAGAATTGAAGGCCAAAAAAGACAGATAAAAGAGTTAGAGGAAAAG cttTCATTCTTTGGTCATAGTCCTTCAGGCCACATGCACAAG CCTCCTGAGGAcgctccagctgcccctgctGTTCTTCCcaggagctcagccctgctTCCCGAGACCAACACAGAGACTTTGCCCTTTCCACCCCCCCAGATCTGTCTCGTACTTTGCTCCTGGCAATGGGAGGTGCAGTCTGTGGGACCCTTTCCCTGGGGCTGA
- the JAKMIP3 gene encoding janus kinase and microtubule-interacting protein 3 isoform X6 gives MAKRGSSSRARGDKPDALAALQAANEELRAKLTDIQIELQQEKSKVSKLEREKNQEVKQIKEHEQHKSTVVVTELKVKLHEDKMKELQAVRETLLRQHEAELLRVIKIKDNEIQRLQTLLNAVRDGAPDKVKTVLLTEAKEEAKKGFEVEKIKMQQEISELKGAKKQVEEALTMVIQADKIKAAEIRSVYHLHQEEITRIKRECEREIRRLMEEIKFKDRAVFVLERELGVRAGHAQRLQLQKEALDEQLSQLKESDRHLSSPKRELPYASGAGDASDHSGSPEQQLDEKDARRFQLKIAELSGIIRKLEDRNALLSEERNELLKRLREAESQYKPILDKNKRLSRKNEELSHALRRMENKLKFVTQENIAMRQRTGAIRRPSSLNDLDHSQEEREVDFLRLQVIEQQNIIDELSKTLETAGYVKSVMERDKLLRFRKQRKKMTRIPKKPVVETFYGYDEEASLESDGSSISYQTDRTDQTPCTPEDDLEEGMAKEETELRFRQLTMEYQALQRAYALLQEQVGGTLDAEREVKTREQLQAEIHRSQAQIEDLEKALAEQGQDMKWIQEKQALYRRNQELVEKIKQMEAEEARLKHDVQDVKDQNELLEFRILELEERERRSPAINFHHGPFTEGKSPLQVYCEAEGVTDIVVAELMKKLDILGDNAVSNLTNEEQVVIIQARTVLTLAEKWLQQIEVTESALQQKMLDLENEKELFSKQKGYLDDELDFRKQSLDQAHKQILELEAMLYDALQQEAGAKISELLSEEEKEKLKSAVEQWKRQVMSELRERDAQILRERMELIQHAQQRIKELEERIEGQKRQIKELEEKPPEDAPAAPAVLPRSSALLPETNTETLPFPPPQICLVLCSWQWEVQSVGPFPWG, from the exons ATGGCCAagaggggctccagcagccGCGCCAGGGGGGACAAGCCCGACGCCTTGGCCGCCCTGCAGGCTGCCAATGAGGAGCTCAGGGCCAAGCTCACCGACATCCAGATcgagctgcagcaggagaagagtAAG GTCAGCAAGTTGGAAAGGGAGAAGAATCAGGAAGTGAAGCAGATCAAGGAGCACGAACAGCATAAAAGTACAGTGGTGGTCACAGAGCTCAAAGTCAAACTTCATGAAGACAAAATGAAAGAGCTCCAAGCTGTTCGAGAAACACTTCTGAGACAGCACGAAGCTGAACTACTCAgagtaattaaaattaaagataaCGAAATCCAGAGACTACAGACCCTGCTCAACGCCGTGCGCGACGGGGCCCCGGACAAGGTGAAAACGGTGCTGCTCACCGAGGCCAAGGAGGAGGCCAAGAAGGGCTTTGAGGTGGAGAAAATCAAAATGCAGCAAGAAATTTCCGAGCTGAAGGGGGCTAAGAAACAAGTGGAGGAGGCTCTCACTATGGTCATCCAAGCTGACAAAATCAAAGCAGCGGAGATAAGGAGTGTGTATCACCTGCACCAGGAGGAGATCACCAGGATCAAGAGGGAGTGCGAGAGGGAAATTCGCAGACTG ATGGAGGAGATTAAGTTTAAGGACAGAGCAGTCTTCGTGCTGGAGAGAGAGTTAGGGGTGCGAGCCGGGCATGCTCAGAGACTGCAGCTCCAAAAAGAGGCTTTAGATGAACAACTGTCCCAGCTCAAAGAGTCTGACCGGCATCTGAGCAGCCCCAAGCGGGAACTTCCTTATGCAAGTGGTGCAGGAGACGCTTCAGATCATTCGGGAAGCCCC GAACAGCAGTTGGATGAAAAAGATGCCCGGCGCTTCCAGCTGAAAATCGCAGAGCTGAGCGGCATCATCCGGAAGCTGGAGGACCGGAACGCGCTGCTGTCGGAGGAGAGGAACGAGCTG TTGAAACGTCTCAGAGAAGCAGAAAGTCAGTATAAGCCCATTTTGGACAAAAACAAACGCCTCAGTAGGAAGAATGAGGAGTTGTCACATGCCTTACGTcgaatggaaaataaattgaaatttgTGACGCAGGAAAATATCGCGATG AGGCAAAGAACTGGAGCAATAAGGAGACCAAGCTCCTTAAATGACCTTGACCACAGccaggaagaaagagaagtggATTTCCTGAGACTACAAGTTATTGAGCAGCAAAACATCATTGATGAGCTCTCCAAG ACCCTGGAGACAGCTGGCTATGTGAAGAGTGTCATG GAACGTGATAAGCTGCTAAGGTtcaggaagcaaaggaaaaaaatgacaagaatTCCTAAg AAGCCGGTGGTGGAGACGTTCTACGGCTACGACGAGGAGGCTTCCCTGGAGTCCGATGGCTCCTCCATCTCCTACCAAACTGACCGCACTGACCAGACCCCCTGCACTCCTGAAGACGACCTGGAAGAG gGCATGGCCAAGGAGGAGACGGAGCTGCGTTTTCGGCAGCTGACGATGGAGTACCAGGCCCTGCAGCGTGCCTAcgccctgctgcaggagcaggtcGGGGGCACCTTGGATGCAGAACGAGAAGTTAAG ACACGTGAGCAGCTCCAAGCAGAAATACACCGATCCCAGGCTCAGATAGAAgacctggagaaggctctggctgagcagggacag GACATGAAGTGGATTCAGGAGAAGCAGGCGTTGTACAGAAGAAATCAGGAACTGGTGGAAAAG ATAAAACAGATGGAAGCCGAGGAGGCTCGTCTCAAACACGATGTCCAGGACGTGAAGGACCAAAACGAGCTGCTGGAATTCAGGATCTTGGAGCTGGAG GAGAGGGAGAGACGGTCCCCTGCCATCAACTTCCACCACGGCCCCTTCACAGAGGGGAAGAGCCCTCTGCAGGTGTACTGCGAGGCAGAAGGTGTAACA GACATAGTGGTAGCAGAGCTGATGAAAAAGCTGGACATTTTAGGGGATAACGCCGTAAGT AACCTGACCAACGAAGAGCAGGTGGTCATCATCCAGGCCAGGACTGTCCTCACGCTGGCTGAAAAG TGGCTCCAGCAGATCGAAGTGACCGAGTCTGCGCTGCAGCAGAAGATGCTGGATCTGGAGAACGAGAAG GAGCTGTTCAGCAAGCAAAAGGGCTACCTGGACGATGAGTTGGACTTCAGGAAACAGTCCCTGGACCAGGCTCACAAG CAAATTCTGGAATTAGAAGCCATGCTCTATGATGCCCTGCAGCAAGAAGCTGGAGCCAAAATTTCCGAACTTCTTtcagaagaggagaaggagaagctgaAGAGCGCCGTGGAGCAATGGAAGCGGCAGGTGATGAGTGAGCTCCGGGAGAGGGACGCCCAAATCCTGCGGGAAAGGATGGAGCTCATTCAGCATGCACAGCAG AGAATTAAAGAGCTAGAAGAAAGAATTGAAGGCCAAAAAAGACAGATAAAAGAGTTAGAGGAAAAG CCTCCTGAGGAcgctccagctgcccctgctGTTCTTCCcaggagctcagccctgctTCCCGAGACCAACACAGAGACTTTGCCCTTTCCACCCCCCCAGATCTGTCTCGTACTTTGCTCCTGGCAATGGGAGGTGCAGTCTGTGGGACCCTTTCCCTGGGGCTGA